The region ATCGCTTCCGTGCGGGGTTGTCCCGGGAGGACATTCCAGGTGTAGGTTTCCACTTCCAAGTGCGGGGCGTAGGGAAGAGCCTCGACGGCTTTAAGAGCCGCTTCAAGATCCGGCCTCGTCGTGAAGAGCGGGCCAATCGAAACTTCCGAGATGGGCACATGGTAATGCACGCGCCAACTCTCGGCCTGCTGGAATTCGAGTGGTGGTGCTGCCAGAAATTCTTCCGTCAGATCGACCTGGCGAATGAAGCCACTCTCCTGCCGGTCGCCCGAGATGCAGCGGGCGATCGTCTGGTGCAGGTAACGCGGCTCGATATAGCTTTTAAGAGCCGCCTGAACTTCGGGGGTGAGGGGTTGCCTCGCATCGATGGCGCAGCTTAAGTGAACCTTGTTGATGCGAATACCGGCTCGTTCAATGGCATGAATGGCCTGATCGGCTGGTTCGAATTCAACCGCCTGATGGCAGACGTCGTAGCACAGCCCCAGATGCGTTCTGGCCTGAGAGAGCACGCCCTTCTCTTCCGCCTGACGAAACAACTGCTCGAAAAAGGCAATCGCCTCATCGGTCGTTTCCAGCAGGCAGAGTGGTTCAGGTTCAATCGCCAGCCGAATCAGGCGGCCAGTGGAATCATGCAGGTCATCGAGGGCCATGGCCAGATCGAGTAATTGACGAATACAAATGCTCGTAAAATCACCCGTGGGTTCATGCGGCTTGAACGCGAGTGGCAATGTTGACAGGCTCCCTTGCAGATCTTCGGGGAGCAGTGCCGCAAGAATGCGGGCACAATTCAAGGTGTAATCGTACCGCTGCGGAGACGACCAGTTGGGAAGATAGACCTGATCTTTGACGCGCTCGGAGTGAAAGTTTCCGTAAGGGAAGGCATTGAGTGTGTAGCAGATGAGATTTCGTGAGGAAAGCGCCGCGCGAAGTTCTTCGAGAGCCTGGGGCGTAGCGAGTAACTCATCGATGATGGTGGCTTGCAGCCATAAGCCGACGGCGAGTTCGCCACCACTGGCCTGGCGAATAGGAAGGGCGAAGGTATCAAGACCTTGAATCACTTCAGCGAGAGTCTGAGCCGGATGAACATTGGTGCAATAGCTGAGGGGCAAAAGTGGAAAGGTCATGAGCTCTTCCGGCTGTGGGTTCGCAAGCTGAATCTGGGTTCTCTTCGGCACTCCTCATCATGCCAGCTTTTGTTGTCCAAGGCACTCCTCCGAAGCGAAGAAGCAGGCTGAAAATGGGATCATGGCCAACTCAGCCATTTTCGCCACCAGCCGCAATCTGCTCCCGCGCGGGGGCCAGCGTGTTGGTCGGTACGCTGCGGACTGTGACCAGTTCTGTTGCTTCGTCTGTGACTTCGAGTGGAGGGATGGCGGGTGCCGCAACCGGAGGGTGAGCAGGTGTCTTCGCACCAGCAGCGCGATACTGCACGACGAGAACCGAGCCCAGCACACCAACCACACAGACCAGTTGCAACAAAGTGAGTGGTTCTCCATCGAGCCAGGCCCAGTAAAAGGCCCAGAGTGGTACGAGGTTCGTCACCATCCCGGCAAACAGCGGGCCTTGATCGCGAATGAGAATGTTAAAGCCATACATGGCCAATCCCGTTCCTGCGACACCGAGGATCGCCACAGCACCAATCGCGGTGATCCAGTCGATCCGGGTGGCATCCGGGGCCGCAGATTCGGTGAACCAGGCAAGTGGCAACAGGATGATTGCAGCGGCAGCCAGTGCGACCAGTGTCAATTCGAGAGGATTCGCATCCTTCATCGTGCGGCGAATGATGACATTCGAGAAGGCGTAACCTAAGGGGACTGAAATCAGTACAGCCAGGTCGAGCAGTGGCAGGTTCTTATGAATCTCGCCAGCGAAGAGCACAATGAGAAACGAAAGAGCAGCCAGCACACCCCAGAATTGCCGCTGGGTGGGCCAGACACCCAGAAGTGGTATGGCAATGAAGATCGTCATCAGTGGATTGAGGCTCACACTCCCACCCACGATAAAACTGCCATTCCGCTCGACCAGCCACGGCTGCACCACATAAGGCCAGGTGAATCCGAGAAAGGTCACAATGACCAGTGCCCCCAGATGTTTTCTCCGAAGCGTTCGAGATGGGCCGAGCCACCAGAAAATCAACCCCAGTGCGATGGCACCACCCGCCACACGCCAACCACCAATCGTGATCGCTTCGAGGACAGGATTGGCCTTCTTCATCAGGATGAAGCTGCCCCCCCACACAGTGCAGATCAGTAGAAACAGCAGATAAGGCACATCATCCTCAAGTCAAAAATGCTCCGTCCATGCCGAGCGTACAGACAGTTGTTCAGCAGGGCGGCTAGCGTGTGGGTCGATCCACAGGCTGGAAGGAAAATCTTCTAGCGGATCATAGCGGCTGATGATGCCCAGTCTTTCAGTCACATAGCGATTCTGAACAAATTTCGGCCTGATGGCCTCTGATTCTCCCGACCTTCACACGATTCTGACATCGAATCCGACATCAAAACTCAGAAAAAGTTCGCTGGAGCATGAGTCAAATGCCCGAACTATCGAACTCGAAGCGCACTAGATGTTAACCGCCAGCACGGCAGCGTCGATCTGAAAGTAGGCGGCCAGCTTGTGGATCATCTGTCGGCTGAATCGTCTTTTCCCTTTGAGCACTTCGGAGATCGTTGATCTGGGCAGACCCGCTTCTCGACTGAGCTGTGCCTGAGATAATCCTTTCGCCTCAAGAAGCTGCTGGAGCAGATCGGCATCAGTAGCAGGAGCGATGGCATGATGCTCGTCTTCGTAGGTCTCCACAAGATCACTCAGTGCGTCGAGGTAAGTCGCTTCACCCTCGTTAAGACGTTCGCGGGCCAAGAGGCCATCGATCACTTTTTGTGCTTCAACCAGATGTGCATCACTTCGGATCGAAGCCAGGGGAAAATCCAGAATCAGCTCCAGATAAGAATCTTTGTTCTTCCCTCTGAGACGAAACTGTGAATGGATCGTCATGGTCGGTTCCCCCGTTCTCTCAATGATCTTGCAGAATGCACCTTAGAATGTCCCGATCACTCGATCGAATGCTGGTGATGTCGCAATCTGTCATGATGTTACAAAAACTCTTTGGCAATGATCAGGTGGCGCAGTTATTGTCGCGAGCGTTCTTACTGAACACCCAATGTTTCCGATACCCCACGTTTCTGTTTGTGAAGGAGGTTTCCTGTGCGTCCAAATCCTGGTTGCTGGTTTGAAATTTATGTCGATGATCTCGACCGCGCGACGGCTTTTTATCAGACCGTCCTCGGAACAAAGCTCGATAAGCTGGCCAGCCCGGTCGACAATCTGCAGATGATGACCTTTCCCATGTCGATGGACGGCCCGGGAGCCTCTGGGGCTTTATGCAAAATGGAAGGGATGTCAGCCGGGGGAAACAGCACAATGATCTACTTCAGTTGCGAAGACTGCGCTGTCGAAGCCGGTCGCATTGAAGCCGCCGGTGGCAAGCTGATGATGCCCAAAACATCCATCGGCATGTACGGCTTTATCGCCACAGGGATCGATACCGAAGGGAACGCCTTCGGTCTGCATACCGCCCCCTCGTTCTAATCAACAACTCGACTGATACGGATTCCAATAATCAACTGCATTCCCTGGTATGGAGTGGCTGGGGTTGAGCCTCTTCGCGAACCCCCAGATC is a window of Planctopirus limnophila DSM 3776 DNA encoding:
- the eboE gene encoding metabolite traffic protein EboE gives rise to the protein MTFPLLPLSYCTNVHPAQTLAEVIQGLDTFALPIRQASGGELAVGLWLQATIIDELLATPQALEELRAALSSRNLICYTLNAFPYGNFHSERVKDQVYLPNWSSPQRYDYTLNCARILAALLPEDLQGSLSTLPLAFKPHEPTGDFTSICIRQLLDLAMALDDLHDSTGRLIRLAIEPEPLCLLETTDEAIAFFEQLFRQAEEKGVLSQARTHLGLCYDVCHQAVEFEPADQAIHAIERAGIRINKVHLSCAIDARQPLTPEVQAALKSYIEPRYLHQTIARCISGDRQESGFIRQVDLTEEFLAAPPLEFQQAESWRVHYHVPISEVSIGPLFTTRPDLEAALKAVEALPYAPHLEVETYTWNVLPGQPRTEAIIAGLGKELETARGLVGM
- a CDS encoding DMT family transporter, which translates into the protein MPYLLFLLICTVWGGSFILMKKANPVLEAITIGGWRVAGGAIALGLIFWWLGPSRTLRRKHLGALVIVTFLGFTWPYVVQPWLVERNGSFIVGGSVSLNPLMTIFIAIPLLGVWPTQRQFWGVLAALSFLIVLFAGEIHKNLPLLDLAVLISVPLGYAFSNVIIRRTMKDANPLELTLVALAAAAIILLPLAWFTESAAPDATRIDWITAIGAVAILGVAGTGLAMYGFNILIRDQGPLFAGMVTNLVPLWAFYWAWLDGEPLTLLQLVCVVGVLGSVLVVQYRAAGAKTPAHPPVAAPAIPPLEVTDEATELVTVRSVPTNTLAPAREQIAAGGENG
- a CDS encoding helix-turn-helix domain-containing protein gives rise to the protein MTIHSQFRLRGKNKDSYLELILDFPLASIRSDAHLVEAQKVIDGLLARERLNEGEATYLDALSDLVETYEDEHHAIAPATDADLLQQLLEAKGLSQAQLSREAGLPRSTISEVLKGKRRFSRQMIHKLAAYFQIDAAVLAVNI
- a CDS encoding VOC family protein codes for the protein MRPNPGCWFEIYVDDLDRATAFYQTVLGTKLDKLASPVDNLQMMTFPMSMDGPGASGALCKMEGMSAGGNSTMIYFSCEDCAVEAGRIEAAGGKLMMPKTSIGMYGFIATGIDTEGNAFGLHTAPSF